One Cellulomonas sp. NS3 genomic region harbors:
- the trpA gene encoding tryptophan synthase subunit alpha codes for MSETTVRATTGPLLDGLAAGSAEAPGRAALIGYLPVGYPDVPGSVEAVRTLIDAGADVIELGMPYTDPVLDGPLIQQAVGHALAQGTRVTDTLHALEQVAGRGAPVLVMTYWNLVLRYGVEAFARDLASAGGAGLITPDLIPDEAADWRAASQAHDLDRVFLVAPSSTPERLAATVGASRGFVYAASTMGVTGVRASVGSQAERLVADTRAAGARRVCVGLGVSTAEQAAEVARYADGVIVGSAFVRPLVEAPDLTSGLDALARVTSTIAAGVRGARA; via the coding sequence GTGAGCGAGACCACCGTCCGCGCGACGACGGGCCCGCTGCTCGATGGGCTCGCCGCAGGCTCGGCCGAGGCCCCGGGCCGGGCCGCGCTGATCGGCTACCTCCCGGTCGGCTACCCCGACGTACCCGGCTCGGTCGAGGCCGTGCGCACGCTGATCGACGCGGGCGCCGACGTGATCGAGCTCGGCATGCCGTACACGGACCCGGTGCTCGACGGCCCGCTGATCCAGCAGGCGGTCGGCCACGCGCTCGCGCAGGGGACCCGAGTGACGGACACGCTGCACGCGCTCGAGCAGGTCGCGGGACGCGGCGCACCGGTGCTCGTCATGACGTACTGGAACCTCGTGCTGCGCTACGGCGTCGAGGCGTTCGCCCGGGACCTCGCGTCCGCCGGGGGCGCCGGGCTCATCACGCCCGACCTGATCCCCGACGAGGCGGCCGACTGGAGGGCGGCGTCGCAGGCGCACGACCTCGACCGCGTGTTCCTCGTCGCGCCGAGCTCGACGCCCGAGCGGCTCGCCGCGACCGTCGGGGCGTCGCGCGGCTTCGTGTACGCGGCCTCGACGATGGGCGTCACCGGCGTGCGGGCGAGCGTCGGCTCGCAGGCCGAGCGGCTCGTCGCGGACACCCGAGCCGCGGGCGCCCGGCGCGTGTGCGTCGGTCTCGGGGTGTCGACCGCGGAGCAGGCCGCCGAGGTCGCGCGCTACGCCGACGGGGTGATCGTCGGGTCGGCCTTCGTCCGTCCGCTGGTCGAGGCCCCGGACCTCACCTCCGGCCTCGACGCGCTCGCCCGCGTCACGTCGACGATCGCGGCCGGGGTGCGCGGGGCGCGCGCGTGA
- the trpB gene encoding tryptophan synthase subunit beta produces the protein MAVAGPLSTHQGPYFGDFGGRFVPEALIAALDELDTAYHKAVADPAFGAELARLHKTYTGRPSPLTEVPRFARHIGQGVRVFLKREDLNHTGSHKINNVLGQALLVKRMGKTRVIAETGAGQHGVATATAAALMDLECTVYMGEEDTQRQALNVARMRLLGAEVVPVTIGARTLKDAINEALRDWVANVDTTHYLLGTVTGPHPFPEMVRDFHKVIGEEAKLQLADEIGRLPDAVAACVGGGSNAMGIFNAFLDDPGVRLFGFEAGGEGVDSGRHASRFNGGTPGVLHGAKSYLLQDEDGQTLPSHSISAGLDYPSVGPEHSWLHDIGRAEYRPVTDVEAMDAFRVLCRTEGIIPAIESAHALAGAIKLGQEARGWDVPDGADPVILVNLSGRGDKDVATAARWFGLLDDTTASGYSGKDQALNEGRGGLAP, from the coding sequence ATGGCGGTCGCCGGTCCGCTCAGCACGCACCAGGGGCCCTACTTCGGCGACTTCGGTGGCCGGTTCGTCCCCGAGGCGCTCATCGCGGCCCTCGACGAGCTCGACACGGCGTACCACAAGGCGGTCGCCGACCCGGCGTTCGGCGCCGAGCTCGCACGCCTGCACAAGACCTACACGGGCCGCCCGAGCCCGCTGACGGAGGTCCCGCGCTTCGCGCGCCATATCGGCCAGGGCGTCCGGGTGTTCCTCAAGCGCGAGGACCTGAACCACACGGGCTCGCACAAGATCAACAACGTGCTCGGGCAGGCGCTGCTCGTCAAGCGCATGGGCAAGACGCGCGTCATCGCCGAGACCGGCGCCGGCCAGCACGGCGTCGCGACCGCCACGGCGGCGGCGCTCATGGACCTCGAGTGCACGGTGTACATGGGCGAGGAGGACACGCAGCGCCAGGCCCTCAACGTCGCGCGGATGCGGCTGCTCGGCGCCGAGGTCGTCCCGGTGACGATCGGGGCGCGCACGCTCAAGGACGCGATCAACGAGGCGCTGCGCGACTGGGTCGCGAACGTCGACACCACGCACTACCTGCTCGGCACGGTGACCGGCCCGCACCCGTTCCCCGAGATGGTGCGCGACTTCCACAAGGTCATCGGCGAGGAGGCCAAGCTCCAGCTCGCCGACGAGATCGGCCGGCTGCCCGACGCCGTCGCGGCGTGCGTGGGCGGCGGCTCGAACGCGATGGGCATCTTCAACGCGTTCCTCGACGACCCGGGCGTGCGGCTCTTCGGCTTCGAGGCGGGCGGCGAGGGCGTCGACTCCGGCCGGCACGCGTCGCGGTTCAACGGCGGCACGCCGGGCGTCCTGCACGGCGCGAAGTCCTACCTCCTGCAGGACGAGGACGGCCAGACGCTCCCGAGCCACTCGATCTCCGCCGGCCTGGACTACCCGAGCGTCGGTCCCGAGCACTCGTGGCTGCACGACATCGGGCGCGCCGAGTACCGGCCCGTCACCGACGTCGAGGCCATGGACGCGTTCCGGGTGCTGTGCCGGACGGAGGGGATCATCCCCGCGATCGAGTCGGCGCACGCGCTCGCGGGGGCGATCAAGCTGGGCCAGGAGGCGCGCGGGTGGGACGTGCCCGACGGCGCGGACCCGGTGATCCTGGTCAACCTGTCCGGTCGCGGGGACAAGGACGTCGCGACCGCGGCGCGCTGGTTCGGGCTGCTCGACGACACCACGGCGTCGGGCTACTCGGGCAAGGACCAGGCACTGAACGAGGGCAGGGGAGGGCTGGCGCCGTGA